GATTTTGATTATAGGCAGGGACTGCCTGAATGTTAATGCCGGAAATATTCTGAGTGCCATAAATGCCATTATTTAAAATCGACTCAGGTCTTATGATTACACAGTCTGGTTTTGGGTTGATTTTTGAGAGGTCGTTATGGTCATGATGTTCATGGCTGATCAGAACCAAATCAGCTGGCAGATCGTAGCCATCACCGGCAAAAGGATCGATGTATACCACTATTTGATTATCACTTACAATCCGATAACTTCCATGTCCCTGATAAAATAAAGTTGCCATTTTTTCCCCCTATTTTTTTAATATAGTTTAAATTTAGAACAAATAAATAAATATGTCAAACAAATTTTTAAAGAAAAATCGTTAGCTTTGCCTGTTGTAAAATAAAGAAGTTAAGTTCTGGAGAAACGAATCTGTACTATTGCTTACTGAGCTGGAGGTCAACTTGAAAAAATATCCTATCCTAGCGGATTTTGAGAAATACGAAAAACTAAAAACACCGATTAATCGACTTCTTCTTCCATTTATGAATATGATTTTAGAAAGCAGTTACAATAATAGAAAGACAGCTGAAGGTGTCAAAGAAGAAATTGTCAGAATTGACGGATATTTAAATGAAAAGATTGAAATCAGAATCTATCAACCTGAGGATATTAAGGAAGATTTACCATGTCTGATTTATATGCATGGAGGTGCTTTTGTACTTAAATCTGCTGCTTTTCACAAGCAGCTTATCTGTGAATACGTAAAGACAACCCCTTGTAAGGTAATCTTTGTAGATTATCGCCTGGCACCCCGACATGTTTTCCCGGTTGCCCTGGAGGATTGTTATAAAGCATTGGAGTGGACAATTGAAAACGGGATGAAGTATGGCATCGATATAAATAGGATTGCGGTCGGAGGAGACAGTGCAGGTGGAGCTTTGGCAGCAGGTGTTTGTCAACTGGCCCGTGATCGAAAAGGTCCACAAATTCTATTTCAGATGCTTATTTATCCGGTGATAGATTCTCGACTTATAACGGATTCTATGAAAAACTTTGTTGATACTCCCTTATGGAATGCGAGACAAAATAAAAAAATGTGGAAATTATACTTGGGTAAAAAAACAGGTCATCCAACATTAAATGTTTCACCAATGGAAGCAGAGTCTTTAGAAAATTTACCACCTGCTTATGTTGAAGTCGCTGACTTTGATTGCTTGCGAGATGAAGGCATTCATTATGCCCGTGCACTTCAAGAGCAGGGGGCATGTGTAGAATTAAACCAGACAAGGGGGACAATACACGGATTTGAAATTGCCGAAGACAGCGATATTGTAAAAAAAAGTATTGATAGACGTGTAAGGTTATTGAAGCATTTTTTTTATAATTCCTTCAAAAGGACGGATTTTCCAGTTCGATAGAGGGAAGGACAATCACATTTTTGCTGTAATGTTCAAGGGCTTTAGTATTGAAGATTATATACGCAGAAAAGGAGTTTTGTTTCCTGTTTACTAATAGTTAAATAATAGGAAAAAAATTATTTCGACACATATAAAACGTTTACAAAAAACACTTGCAATTTTATTTTAAAGTGCTATAATGAAATCAAATCAAAGATCAACCAGATTTTTTAAAATGATTCGATCATTGAAAAGTAAAAAGCCGTCAATCTTCCTATAAATTGGTAGTGTTAGATACAGTTAAACTGAAAATAACAAAATCGGTCAGGGAAGAGATTCGAAAGAGATTCACAAGAAATTAAGAAATTCGGGAACACTCACAAGAATTAAATGAACGATGAATGAAAGCAAAATGAAACAGAAAAGTTTTAACGATTTATAAAAATCAATTCCGTAAAGAAGGAAAAAGAAAGCCGTTCTCTATCAGAAAAAGCAAGTAAACATCTAGTAAATAATCCTCTGGTGAGTATAAAACAAAAGATTCTTAAAAGTAAAGATTGACGAGCATTACAAGAAAAAGATGGAAGGTTTTTGATAAAAAATCAATAGGAGGAATCCCAACGGATGACAACAGAGATTTTGGGCTGAGCCGGTT
This genomic interval from Eubacteriaceae bacterium ES3 contains the following:
- a CDS encoding alpha/beta hydrolase; the protein is MKKYPILADFEKYEKLKTPINRLLLPFMNMILESSYNNRKTAEGVKEEIVRIDGYLNEKIEIRIYQPEDIKEDLPCLIYMHGGAFVLKSAAFHKQLICEYVKTTPCKVIFVDYRLAPRHVFPVALEDCYKALEWTIENGMKYGIDINRIAVGGDSAGGALAAGVCQLARDRKGPQILFQMLIYPVIDSRLITDSMKNFVDTPLWNARQNKKMWKLYLGKKTGHPTLNVSPMEAESLENLPPAYVEVADFDCLRDEGIHYARALQEQGACVELNQTRGTIHGFEIAEDSDIVKKSIDRRVRLLKHFFYNSFKRTDFPVR